In Helianthus annuus cultivar XRQ/B chromosome 3, HanXRQr2.0-SUNRISE, whole genome shotgun sequence, a single window of DNA contains:
- the LOC110932380 gene encoding AP-4 complex subunit epsilon, producing TYLTTPSLSFPSTKFVYSHPYIRALTPENHKIHRTLSVISSLSSTSASVKPNRTHSSPNPFLTSLQLQPPLPQNLPQISTHLLNFLIYLQSPHPNPIHNPQLTLQINLEQLKTIGRELALGSHGSNFSQSKEFLDLVKSIGEARSKSEEDRIVIREIETLKRRINDPDTPKRKMKEYIIRLVYIEMLGHDASFGYIHAVKMTHDDSLFLKRTGYLAVTLFLNEDHDLIILIVNTIQKDLKSDNYLVVCAALNACCKLINEETIPAVVQQVVDLLGHAKEAVRKKAVMVLHRFFQKSPGSVNHLVSNFQKRLSDNDPGVMGATLFPLYDLITIDVNPYKDLVASFVNILKQVAERRLPKTYDYHQTPAPFIQIKLLKILALLGSGDKKSSEQMYTVIGDIMRKSDTASNIGNAILYECICCISSIQPSPKLLETAADAIANFLKSDSHNLKYMGIDALGRLIQISPDIAEQHQLAVIDCLEDPDDTLKRKTFELLYKMTKSSNVEVIVDRMIDYMISINDNHYKTETASRCVELAEQFAPSNHWFIQTMNKVFQHAGDLVNPKVAHNLMRLIAEGFGEDDDTADSQLRMSAVESYLKIVDEPKLPSAFLQVICWVLGEYGTADGKYSASYISGKLCDVAEAHSSDDTVKAYAVTALMKVYCFEKAAGRKTSLLPECQSLLEELSASHSADLQQRAYEFRAILDLDANAIENIMPLDASCEDIEIDTSLSFLDNYVQKAIEQGAEPYITENERSGTLNISKIRNHNAYENSTHSLRFEAYEVPKPVVPTKIPSTVTYPTDLVPVTATVSEPSYQPSVQPTWPLVPVSDAGSALGSTELKLRLDGVQKKWGKPTYSSGASSSSTSNFELDRTTVNGATKPDTAISKPREPRQSHAEVSEEKQKLAASLFGGRTSRSEKKQSGKVSRTTNHGEDKVQSATVTVPVTTAVQAQPHPPDLLDLGEPVGDTSSYSSTVDPFKQLEGLLDLSQDFNATAAGTSNGPDLMSLYSDTDTNGNPNQNLNPVNGSVNPSKKPALLTKGPSLKDALDKDALVRQMGVNPTGQNPNLFSDLLG from the exons ACCTACCTAACTACCCCTTCTCTCTCATTCCCCTCAACAAAGTTCGTCTATAGTCATCCTTACATACGAGCATTGACACCGGAAAACCACAAGATCCACCGTACTCTGTCAGTGATCTCATCTCTCTCCTCTACATCAGCGTCCGTAAAACCGAACCGAACCCATTCCTCACCGAACCCATTCCTCACCTCTCTCCAACTTCAACCCCCTCTCCCACAAAACCTCCCCCAAATTTCCACTCACCTACTAAACTTCCTGATCTACCTTCAATCACCTCACCCCAATCCCATCCATAACCCCCAATTGACACTCCAAATCAATCTGGAGCAGCTGAAAACCATCGGCCGGGAGCTCGCACTGGGCTCCCATGGCAGCAACTTCAGCCAGTCCAAAGAGTTCCTCGATCTCGTCAAATCAATCGGCGAAGCCCGATCCAAATCCGAAGAAGACCGCATCGTCATTCGCGAGATCGAAACCCTAAAACGCCGAATCAACGATCCCGACACCCCCAAACGCAAGATGAAAGAGTACATCATCCGCCTCGTCTACATCGAGATGCTCGGCCACGATGCATCCTTCGGTTACATTCACGCGGTTAAAATGACCCATGATGACTCACTCTTTTTGAAACGAACTGGGTATTTGGCGGTTACTCTGTTTTTGAACGAGGATCATGATTTGATTATTCTGATTGTCAATACGATTCAGAAGGATTTGAAATCGGATAATTATTTGGTGGTCTGTGCTGCCTTGAATGCCTGTTGTAAGTTGATTAATGAGGAGACCATACCGGCGGTGGTTCAGCAGGTGGTGGACTTGTTGGGGCATGCCAAAGAGGCCGTTCGGAAGAAGGCGGTTATGGTGTTGCATAGGTTTTTTCAGAAGTCTCCGGGTTCGGTTAATCATCTCGTGTCGAATTTTCAAAAG agACTTTCTGATAATGACCCTGGTGTCATGGGTGCTACACTTTTCCCTTTATATGATCTTATCACGATAGATGTAAATCCTTACAAGGATTTAGTTGCAAGTTTTGTCAACATTCTTAAACAAGTTGCTGAGCGCAGATTGCCAAAAACTTATGACTATCATCAGACACCTGCCCCTTTTATACAG ATTAAGTTGCTAAAAATCCTGGCATTACTCGGTAGTGGTGACAAAAAGTCCAGTGAGCAAATGTATACGGTCATCGGGGACATAATGAGGAAAAGCGACACAGCTAGTAACATAGGTAACGCCATTCTTTACGAATGCATATGTTGCATCTCTTCTATACAACCGAGTCCCAAGCTATTGGAAACCGCTGCTGACGCAATCGCTAATTTTCTCAAG AGTGACAGTCATAATTTGAAGTATATGGGCATCGATGCACTCGGTAGATTAATACAAATAAGTCCCGATATTGCTGAACAACACCAACTTGCTGTAATCGATTGCTTAGAGGACCCTGATGACACTCTAAAGAGGAAAACCTTTGAGCTGCTATATAAAATGACGAAGTCGTCCAATGTGGAAGTAATAGTAGACCGTATGATTGATTACATGATTAGCATTaatgataatcattacaaaactGAAACGGCATCGAGATGTGTGGAGCTTGCCGAACAATTTGCTCCCAGTAACCATTGGTTTATCCAG ACGATGAACAAAGTTTTCCAGCATGCTGGGGATTTAGTGAACCCTAAAGTCGCACATAACTTGATGCGATTGATTGCTGAAGGATTTGGAGAGGATGATGATACTGCAGATAGTCAGCTGAGAATGTCCGCT GTAGAATCTTACCTGAAAATAGTTGATGAGCCAAAACTTCCATCTGCATTTCTCCAG GTCATATGTTGGGTGTTGGGTGAATATGGAACGGCAGATGGTAAATATTCTGCTTCCTACATCAGTGGTAAGCTATGTGACGTGGCAGAAGCACACTCGAGTGATGATACAGTTAAG GCGTATGCAGTGACAGCACTTATGAAAGTATATTGTTTCGAGAAAGCCGCTGGACGAAAAACAAGTCTGTTACCAGAG TGCCAGTCGTTGCTTGAGGAATTATCAGCGTCTCATTCGGCGGATCTCCAACAACGGGCATACGAATTCCGGGCAATCCTTGATCTTGACGCAAACGCCATAGAGAACATAATGCCACTAGATGCAAGCTGTGAGGACATCGAG ATCGATACAAGCCTATCGTTTCTTGATAATTACGTCCAGAAGGCAATAGAGCAGGGGGCTGAACCCTATATTACGGAAAACGAACGTTCCGGAACTTTAAATATCAGTAAAATCAGAAACCATAACGCGTATGAAAATTCAACTCATTCTCTTAGGTTTGAGGCGTACGAGGTTCCAAAACCCGTGGTCCCCACTAAAATACCCTCGACGGTTACGTATCCAACGGACTTAGTACCTGTAACTGCAACTGTATCTGAGCCTTCTTATCAACCGTCGGTTCAACCTACCTGGCCTTTAGTACCTGTTTCCGATGCGGGCTCAGCCTTGGGCTCGACGGAACTCAAGTTACGGCTTGATGGGGTTCAAAAGAAGTGGGGTAAGCCCACTTACTCATCAGGTGCATCCTCATCGTCTACCTCGAACTTCGAGTTGGATAGGACTACGGTTAATGGTGCTACGAAACCCGATACAGCGATATCGAAACCACGTGAACCAAGGCAGTCACATGCTGAGGTTTCGGAAGAGAAGCAGAAACTGGCAGCTTCTTTATTTGGGGGTAGGACTTCAAGGTCTGAAAAGAAGCAATCTGGTAAGGTTTCGAGAACAACTAATCACGGAGAAGATAAAGTGCAGTCTGCAACCGTAACCGTACCCGTAACCACAGCGGTTCAAGCTCAACCGCATCCACCTGACTTGCTTGATCTGGGTGAACCGGTTGGTGATACAAGTAGCTATTCATCAACTGTGGATCCGTTTAAACAACTGGAAGGTCTTCTTGATTTGAGTCAAGACTTTAATGCTACTGCTGCTGGTACCTCTAATGGTCCGGATCTTATGTCTCTATACTCAGACACTGATACAAATGGGAACCCGAATCAGAATCTGAATCCCGTGAATGGTTCAGTGAACCCAAGCAAGAAACCGGCGTTGTTGACCAAGGGCCCGAGCCTGAAAGATGCGTTGGACAAAGATGCACTCGTTAGGCAAATGGGGGTGAACCCAACGGGCCAAAATCCAAACTTATTTAGTGATTTGCTTGGTTAA